From the Nitrobacter hamburgensis X14 genome, one window contains:
- a CDS encoding invasion associated locus B family protein — translation MGLAPAFSAPTSGSSEPTLLGQFGAWGAYTASPNGKKVCFALAKPSSSKTNPPNRPRDPIYAFVSTRPAEKVTNEVSVTVGYPLKPGSEATLDVGGASFEMYTQGDGIWIKNAAEEDRLIDAMRKSADATVKGMSSRGTRTTDVFSLKGLSQALDKVAQDCRR, via the coding sequence ATGGGCCTTGCTCCCGCATTCAGTGCGCCGACATCCGGCAGCTCGGAGCCGACGCTGCTCGGGCAGTTCGGTGCGTGGGGCGCCTATACCGCATCGCCGAACGGCAAGAAGGTTTGCTTCGCTCTCGCCAAGCCGTCGTCCTCGAAAACCAATCCGCCGAACCGGCCGCGCGATCCGATCTACGCCTTCGTCTCGACCCGGCCAGCGGAGAAAGTAACGAACGAAGTGTCGGTCACGGTCGGCTATCCGCTCAAGCCGGGCTCTGAAGCCACACTCGATGTCGGCGGCGCGAGCTTCGAGATGTACACCCAGGGTGACGGCATCTGGATCAAGAATGCCGCCGAGGAAGATCGGCTGATCGATGCCATGCGCAAATCCGCCGATGCGACCGTCAAGGGCATGTCGTCCAGGGGGACGCGAACCACGGACGTCTTTTCCCTCAAGGGCCTGTCCCAGGCGCTGGACAAGGTCGCGCAGGATTGCAGGCGCTAG
- a CDS encoding YkvA family protein produces MASEHSVGFEPADRLARDRDSVRRRFWSKLKRVVANVPFAEDLLAAYYCAFDKQTPRHVQASLLGAIAYFILPFDFVPDMLPVLGFTDDAAVLATAIRIVAAHITAEHREAARTALKRGIENEVA; encoded by the coding sequence ATGGCCTCCGAACACAGTGTGGGATTCGAGCCGGCCGACCGGCTGGCGCGGGACCGCGACAGCGTGCGCCGGCGGTTCTGGAGCAAGCTGAAGCGCGTCGTCGCCAACGTGCCGTTCGCCGAAGACCTGTTGGCCGCCTACTACTGCGCCTTCGACAAGCAGACGCCGCGCCATGTGCAGGCGTCGCTGCTCGGCGCCATCGCCTATTTCATCCTGCCGTTCGACTTTGTTCCCGACATGTTGCCGGTGCTCGGTTTCACCGACGATGCCGCCGTGCTTGCAACCGCAATCAGGATCGTAGCTGCCCACATCACGGCGGAGCATCGCGAGGCTGCGCGCACGGCGTTGAAGCGCGGAATAGAGAACGAAGTGGCGTGA